The following are from one region of the Gammaproteobacteria bacterium genome:
- the kdsB gene encoding 3-deoxy-manno-octulosonate cytidylyltransferase, which produces MFRVIIPARHASTRLPGKPLLEIGGKPMIQHVYERALESGAAEVVVATDDERIRSVALGFGAHVCMTAAHHPSGTDRLAEVARLMGYAGDQIIVNLQGDEPLMPPALIRQVAENLQAHSQASIATLCERIKTAGELFDPHLVKVVMDQQNYALYFSRAAIPWDRDAFTATTGELPARSEHYRHIGLYAYHAAFLQDYVQWPPCVLEQTESLEQLRALWQGRKIHVAEALAPPGIGVDTGEDLLRVRRVLED; this is translated from the coding sequence ATGTTCCGCGTCATCATTCCCGCACGTCACGCGTCCACCCGGTTACCCGGCAAGCCGCTACTTGAGATTGGCGGCAAGCCCATGATTCAGCACGTCTATGAGCGCGCGCTGGAAAGCGGTGCTGCCGAAGTGGTGGTGGCCACCGATGACGAGCGCATCCGCAGCGTAGCGCTAGGCTTTGGTGCGCATGTGTGCATGACGGCAGCGCATCACCCCTCCGGCACTGACCGCCTCGCTGAAGTGGCGCGGCTGATGGGCTATGCCGGCGATCAAATCATCGTCAACCTGCAAGGCGACGAACCCCTCATGCCGCCCGCGCTGATCCGTCAGGTCGCCGAAAACCTGCAAGCACACTCGCAGGCCAGCATCGCCACATTGTGCGAGCGCATCAAGACCGCAGGCGAGCTGTTCGATCCCCATCTTGTCAAGGTCGTGATGGATCAACAGAATTACGCCCTCTATTTTAGCCGCGCCGCCATCCCCTGGGATCGCGATGCCTTCACCGCAACTACCGGCGAACTGCCTGCCCGCTCCGAACACTACCGGCATATCGGCCTGTATGCCTATCACGCCGCCTTCCTCCAGGACTATGTCCAATGGCCGCCGTGCGTGCTGGAACAGACTGAATCCCTGGAGCAGCTAAGAGCCTTGTGGCAGGGCCGTAAGATTCATGTCGCCGAGGCGTTGGCGCCGCCGGGGATTGGCGTTGATACGGGGGAGGACTTGCTGCGGGTGCGGCGGGTGCTTGAAGATTAA
- the rne gene encoding ribonuclease E — protein MKRMLINATQPEELRVALVDGQHLYDLDIETPSREQKKSNIYKGKITRVEPSLEAAFIEYGGERHGFLPLKEITPSYFSHTPEGGRVNIKDVLREGQEVVVQIDKEERGNKGAALTTFISLAGRYLVLMPNNPRAGGVSRRIEGEDRSELRDIMGVLNVPDGMGIIVRTAGVGKSAEELQWDLDYLLRLWEAIETASNQKSAPFLVYQESSIIIRAIRDYFRQDIGEILIDDPEVYQQGRDFVQQVMPNSLNKIKLYQDSVPLFSRYQIESQIETAFQHEVRLPSGGAIVIDHAEAMVAIDINSGRATKGGDIEETALNTNLEAADEIARQLRLRDLGGLIVIDFIDMTPARNQREVENRLKEALKMDRARVQIGRISRFGLLEMSRQRLRPSLGEFSQIVCPRCEGQGNVRNVESLALSILRIIEEEASKGKGRMDKILAQLPVAVATFLLNEKRAAISAIENRHKSRITLIPNPALETPHYEIERVRADDVAEEGAPASYELVKKPEETVERRVAPAKKVGIEEPAVKGVVPATPAPAPSPAQKSARPEAEGGFIKRLWASLFGGGLPAATKTEVETKATTSIDESDSRRKAPPHKARSAPSQQAKPRRDESQRKRPPRGTEERKKTVPSELPAKAETAPQAALPAQRTPSRALPQPTFEEPIIEAAAGDTTTEAGQAVSGEAELTARTAGQRPGGRRGRRGGRRRRREPRAPGEAGTEFAGDTEDAGGEEMRQNENNVLAATPRTEPRIEASHASTETGESPQVEKKTSAPYYPPRRNAYRPGNIDQPSPDSGNVAVAAENTGDAPSLPPPIKATPPAPVAIQENRGQEEARAPRQMTFMSEAPSTDATPSNVIPVAPKATVETPAVNPKTDSTGSE, from the coding sequence ATGAAAAGAATGTTAATTAACGCAACTCAACCGGAAGAGTTGCGCGTAGCCTTGGTTGATGGACAACACCTTTACGACCTGGACATCGAAACACCGTCACGGGAACAGAAAAAATCCAATATATACAAAGGGAAAATCACCCGCGTCGAGCCTAGCCTGGAGGCCGCCTTTATCGAATACGGCGGAGAACGGCACGGTTTTCTGCCGTTAAAGGAAATCACCCCTTCGTATTTCAGCCACACGCCCGAGGGCGGCCGCGTCAACATTAAAGACGTGTTGCGCGAAGGCCAGGAAGTCGTCGTGCAAATCGACAAGGAAGAGCGTGGCAACAAGGGTGCGGCGCTCACCACCTTTATCAGCCTGGCCGGCCGTTATCTGGTCTTGATGCCCAACAATCCGCGCGCCGGAGGCGTATCGCGCCGTATTGAAGGTGAAGACCGCAGTGAATTGCGCGACATCATGGGCGTACTGAACGTCCCTGACGGCATGGGTATCATCGTGCGCACCGCCGGTGTCGGCAAGAGCGCCGAGGAGCTTCAGTGGGATCTGGACTACCTGCTGCGCTTGTGGGAAGCCATCGAAACCGCCTCCAACCAGAAATCCGCGCCTTTCCTGGTATACCAGGAAAGCAGCATCATCATCCGCGCCATCCGCGATTACTTCCGCCAGGACATCGGCGAAATCCTCATCGATGACCCAGAGGTATACCAGCAAGGGCGTGACTTTGTGCAGCAGGTCATGCCCAACAGCCTGAATAAAATCAAGCTGTATCAGGATAGCGTGCCGCTCTTCTCGCGCTACCAGATCGAAAGCCAGATCGAAACAGCGTTCCAGCATGAAGTGCGCCTGCCGTCCGGCGGTGCAATCGTCATTGACCATGCCGAGGCGATGGTGGCCATCGACATCAACTCAGGACGCGCCACCAAGGGCGGAGACATCGAAGAGACCGCGCTCAACACCAACCTCGAAGCCGCTGACGAAATCGCCCGCCAATTGCGCCTGCGTGACCTGGGCGGATTGATCGTCATCGATTTCATCGACATGACCCCCGCGCGCAATCAGCGCGAGGTGGAAAACCGCCTCAAAGAGGCCCTCAAAATGGACCGGGCGCGTGTCCAGATCGGCCGCATTTCGCGCTTCGGCCTGCTGGAGATGTCACGCCAGCGCCTGCGGCCCTCATTGGGCGAGTTCAGCCAGATTGTCTGTCCGCGTTGCGAGGGACAAGGCAACGTCCGCAACGTGGAATCGCTGGCGCTCTCCATTCTGCGCATAATCGAAGAAGAGGCCTCCAAAGGCAAGGGCCGGATGGACAAGATCCTCGCTCAGCTGCCAGTGGCTGTCGCCACCTTTTTGCTTAACGAAAAGCGTGCGGCAATCAGCGCCATCGAGAACCGGCACAAGAGTCGTATCACATTGATACCCAACCCCGCGCTTGAAACACCGCACTATGAAATCGAACGCGTGCGTGCCGATGATGTTGCGGAGGAAGGCGCGCCGGCAAGTTATGAACTGGTAAAAAAACCGGAAGAAACCGTTGAAAGAAGGGTCGCGCCTGCGAAAAAGGTCGGCATCGAAGAACCCGCTGTAAAAGGCGTGGTTCCCGCTACCCCTGCTCCTGCACCCTCCCCCGCCCAGAAATCTGCGCGACCAGAAGCTGAAGGCGGCTTCATCAAGCGGCTATGGGCAAGCTTGTTTGGCGGTGGCCTACCGGCAGCAACCAAAACCGAGGTTGAGACCAAGGCTACGACAAGCATCGACGAATCAGATTCCAGGAGAAAGGCTCCGCCTCACAAGGCGCGGTCCGCACCTTCTCAGCAAGCCAAACCGCGCCGCGACGAATCGCAGCGCAAGAGGCCGCCGCGCGGCACAGAGGAACGCAAGAAAACGGTGCCTTCCGAGTTGCCTGCAAAGGCAGAAACAGCCCCGCAAGCGGCCCTTCCTGCCCAAAGAACGCCATCAAGGGCGCTGCCACAGCCCACTTTTGAAGAACCCATTATCGAAGCCGCTGCGGGTGATACCACAACGGAAGCCGGGCAGGCCGTTTCAGGTGAAGCAGAGCTTACGGCAAGAACCGCCGGCCAGCGTCCCGGTGGCCGGCGTGGACGCCGTGGTGGACGCCGCCGCCGTAGAGAACCAAGGGCTCCTGGAGAAGCCGGCACGGAGTTTGCCGGAGACACCGAGGACGCAGGCGGAGAAGAAATGCGGCAGAATGAGAATAATGTTCTCGCCGCCACACCCCGCACGGAACCCAGGATTGAAGCCAGCCACGCATCAACTGAAACTGGCGAATCGCCCCAAGTCGAGAAGAAAACGTCTGCGCCTTATTACCCACCGCGCAGAAATGCCTATCGCCCAGGGAATATTGATCAGCCATCGCCGGACTCCGGCAACGTGGCTGTAGCGGCTGAAAACACAGGTGACGCACCTTCCTTGCCGCCACCCATTAAAGCGACACCGCCTGCCCCTGTCGCAATCCAGGAAAACCGGGGCCAAGAAGAGGCCCGCGCGCCCAGGCAAATGACGTTTATGAGCGAAGCACCGTCTACCGACGCGACCCCGTCCAATGTCATCCCGGTAGCGCCCAAAGCCACCGTCGAAACTCCTGCCGTCAATCCAAAAACGGATTCGACAGGAAGCGAATAA
- a CDS encoding cysteine-rich CWC family protein: MANDRQHQPCWCREESFPQTLLDAVPPAAKHKACICKRCAQAHTIPGLAEAL; encoded by the coding sequence ATGGCCAACGATCGCCAGCACCAACCTTGCTGGTGCCGCGAGGAATCTTTTCCTCAAACCCTGCTGGACGCAGTTCCGCCTGCCGCAAAGCACAAGGCCTGTATCTGTAAACGCTGCGCCCAGGCCCATACTATCCCTGGCCTCGCAGAGGCTTTATAA
- a CDS encoding acetylserotonin O-methyltransferase — protein MSASSKNENQGNWEVPEGMDPMRVMQVASGYWQSCVLHAANRLDIFNLLDGKAKDLDTLTNETGADRRCLGALLSALVSIDFLDRDGDVFRNNPFSQTFLTSSSKFYQGGIVYMFENWYQAWGGLYNTVKTGTPSALMHQEYSDEETRNYMMGMHNRALSQSNLLTSLFDLSGKKQLMDVGCGPATFAVKFCESYPGLNAVAMDRPQNLKIAKEIVDMYHMQDRVKLLPGDYNTDSLGTGNDAMLLSSMTNQESPENIKKLLKKCYDSMNKDGVIMIQEQLLHADKKGPALAALIGVNQIINTVSGTSYSTTEMENILREVGFVDIKSEQMAPPSPFIMVSGYKR, from the coding sequence ATGTCTGCATCATCGAAAAATGAAAACCAGGGCAATTGGGAAGTACCAGAAGGCATGGACCCGATGCGGGTCATGCAAGTGGCCTCCGGCTACTGGCAATCCTGCGTCCTGCACGCGGCTAACCGGCTCGATATTTTCAATCTGCTGGACGGCAAAGCAAAAGACCTGGACACCTTGACCAATGAAACCGGCGCCGACCGGCGTTGTCTGGGCGCACTGCTCAGCGCCCTGGTCTCGATCGACTTCCTCGACCGTGATGGCGATGTGTTCCGCAACAACCCGTTTAGTCAAACCTTTCTCACCAGCTCCAGCAAATTCTACCAGGGCGGCATCGTCTACATGTTCGAAAACTGGTATCAGGCCTGGGGCGGACTGTATAACACGGTAAAAACCGGCACGCCGTCGGCGCTGATGCATCAGGAGTACAGCGACGAAGAAACACGCAATTACATGATGGGCATGCACAATCGCGCGCTGTCGCAATCCAATCTATTGACCAGCCTGTTCGATCTTTCGGGTAAAAAACAGCTGATGGACGTGGGCTGCGGCCCGGCGACCTTTGCCGTGAAATTCTGCGAGAGTTATCCCGGCCTGAATGCCGTGGCCATGGACCGCCCGCAGAACCTGAAAATCGCCAAAGAAATCGTCGACATGTACCACATGCAGGATCGCGTCAAGCTCCTGCCCGGCGACTACAACACCGACAGCCTGGGCACCGGCAATGACGCCATGCTGCTATCGTCGATGACCAACCAGGAATCGCCGGAAAACATCAAAAAACTGCTCAAGAAGTGTTATGACTCCATGAACAAAGATGGCGTCATCATGATCCAGGAACAGCTGTTGCATGCCGACAAAAAAGGGCCTGCGCTCGCTGCGCTGATTGGAGTCAACCAGATCATCAACACCGTCAGCGGCACCTCCTACTCCACCACCGAGATGGAAAATATCCTCCGCGAAGTGGGGTTTGTGGACATAAAATCAGAGCAAATGGCACCCCCCAGCCCATTTATCATGGTCTCGGGGTACAAACGCTAA
- the yegD gene encoding molecular chaperone translates to MKTIAIDYGTSNCAASFVHDGEPCLVQLESGSAFLPSVLWVARSPIRHLTLSNSDIEIIAASLREEQAALRQRRQTEGHLSGISIEPTGLEALDEAGIQMMARNAVRREALLHAEQGGKPQSLSASLIRTSEVLLGTEALRMHMDDPSIGYLIKSPKNFLAVELHPDKVELFVAITAVFLRHLKLSAERALGAEAELIVLGRPVKYHGARAFEPGALDIMRRAAAEAGINDFIFEYEPIAAAVAYEHQLTTDKTVLVLDAGGGTTDCTLMKLGPDRKMKADREADILSTTGERLGGTDLDVSFAKAFFGPALGIGTHFKSGLPVPKRGIMDALSVTDIPAQTRFYGRAMAKELNDYLRDAVDQVPIRRLIELREGHLSMRVNRSAELGKIGLSDKDDTIVPLDYFENPIDISVSRAELEHTIHHYIGKIIHLMQAACSHAKAPPDEIFMTGGTSKIPLMNQIVREQFPGVPIVYGDSFGSVAKGLAIRAETIANG, encoded by the coding sequence ATGAAAACAATCGCTATCGACTATGGCACCTCAAATTGTGCCGCATCGTTTGTACATGATGGCGAACCCTGTCTGGTTCAGCTCGAGTCCGGGAGCGCTTTTCTTCCTTCAGTATTGTGGGTGGCACGTTCACCGATTCGGCACCTTACCCTGTCCAATAGCGACATTGAAATCATTGCCGCATCGCTGCGAGAAGAACAGGCAGCGCTCAGGCAAAGGCGACAGACTGAAGGACACCTATCGGGTATTTCGATAGAGCCAACTGGCCTGGAGGCGCTGGACGAAGCCGGCATCCAAATGATGGCGCGTAATGCTGTGCGCAGAGAGGCCTTGCTGCACGCCGAACAAGGAGGTAAACCACAGAGCTTGAGCGCATCACTGATTCGGACGTCTGAGGTACTGCTGGGTACTGAAGCGCTACGTATGCATATGGATGACCCAAGTATTGGGTATTTGATTAAATCGCCTAAAAACTTTCTTGCCGTGGAACTTCACCCCGACAAAGTTGAATTATTTGTAGCGATCACAGCGGTGTTTTTGCGCCACCTCAAGTTGAGTGCAGAACGGGCGCTGGGGGCGGAAGCCGAGCTAATCGTGCTGGGCAGGCCTGTCAAATACCACGGCGCGCGCGCCTTTGAACCGGGCGCGCTGGACATCATGCGTCGCGCAGCCGCTGAGGCAGGGATCAATGATTTTATTTTCGAGTATGAACCGATTGCGGCGGCAGTGGCTTACGAGCATCAGCTCACTACCGATAAGACCGTTCTGGTGTTGGATGCGGGCGGCGGCACTACCGATTGCACCCTGATGAAGCTGGGGCCAGACAGAAAAATGAAGGCGGATCGAGAGGCCGACATTCTCAGTACCACTGGGGAGCGGCTGGGCGGTACCGATCTGGATGTGTCGTTTGCCAAGGCATTCTTTGGTCCGGCATTGGGTATTGGCACGCATTTCAAATCGGGATTGCCGGTACCCAAGCGCGGCATCATGGATGCGCTGTCTGTTACCGATATCCCAGCCCAGACCCGATTTTATGGCAGGGCCATGGCGAAGGAGCTCAACGACTATTTGCGCGATGCGGTTGATCAAGTGCCTATTCGGCGGCTCATCGAACTCAGGGAAGGTCATTTATCCATGCGGGTCAATCGCAGTGCAGAGCTAGGAAAAATCGGGCTTTCCGATAAGGATGATACGATTGTGCCGCTCGATTACTTTGAAAATCCGATAGACATATCTGTGAGTCGGGCGGAATTGGAGCACACCATACATCACTATATCGGAAAAATTATCCACCTGATGCAGGCCGCTTGTAGTCATGCTAAAGCACCGCCGGATGAGATATTCATGACCGGTGGAACGTCGAAAATTCCCCTGATGAATCAGATCGTCCGTGAACAATTTCCAGGCGTCCCCATCGTCTATGGCGATAGTTTTGGCAGTGTGGCAAAGGGGCTTGCGATACGGGCAGAGACTATTGCCAACGGATGA
- a CDS encoding ISL3 family transposase: MWHQAKCILHLLQKMGGFFNGYFTQTQTHSRRIPIPLFSPAGKDTRHLWRLQSTDHHARSALKKTACNSCGRTRSGWYDKRLRRVRDLSCGDTRIYLEIEIRRVLCRHCGKVKRERLDFLADNPLYTKRFSWYVGRRCRASTVSDIARELLLDWHTVKELDKQYMTAQLERAGTPAPKAIGIDEISIRKGHTYRIVVSDLIRGRPIWFGGADRSEDSMRQFYDWLGEKKSKGICLAVMDMWKPFRNVTNERAPQAAILFDKFHIMSHLGDALDKVRKMEYARLQGKDRRYIKGQKYVLLSNHENMTLDGRRSLKALLAANKRLNTAYLLKESFGQLWDYRSEAWARRFFENWKTSLKWQRLKPYEKFAEMIERHWDGIAAYCKPENKVSLGFVEGLNNKIRVIQRRAYGLRDEEYLRLKILTSMLPRL, encoded by the coding sequence TTGTGGCATCAGGCAAAATGCATCCTGCACCTGTTGCAGAAAATGGGAGGTTTTTTCAATGGCTATTTCACGCAAACCCAAACGCATTCTCGACGCATACCGATTCCCCTGTTTTCGCCCGCTGGAAAAGATACGCGGCATCTTTGGCGACTCCAAAGCACGGATCATCACGCTCGTTCGGCGCTCAAAAAAACGGCCTGCAACAGTTGCGGCAGAACGCGCTCTGGTTGGTACGACAAGAGGCTTCGACGAGTTCGCGACCTCTCCTGTGGCGACACACGTATCTATCTGGAAATCGAAATTCGACGGGTGCTTTGTCGGCACTGCGGGAAAGTGAAACGCGAACGACTCGACTTTCTCGCCGACAACCCACTCTATACAAAGCGATTTTCTTGGTATGTAGGCAGACGGTGTCGCGCCAGCACGGTGTCGGACATTGCCCGCGAATTGCTTCTGGACTGGCACACCGTCAAGGAACTGGACAAGCAATACATGACCGCGCAACTGGAACGCGCCGGAACGCCAGCACCCAAGGCCATTGGCATCGACGAAATATCGATTCGCAAAGGACATACCTATCGCATTGTAGTCAGCGACTTGATCCGTGGTCGTCCCATCTGGTTTGGCGGTGCCGACCGTTCGGAGGACAGCATGCGACAGTTCTATGACTGGCTGGGAGAGAAGAAATCCAAAGGCATTTGTCTTGCAGTGATGGATATGTGGAAGCCCTTTCGTAACGTAACCAACGAACGCGCCCCGCAGGCGGCCATCCTGTTCGACAAATTCCACATCATGAGCCATCTCGGCGATGCTCTGGATAAAGTCAGAAAGATGGAATATGCACGTCTTCAGGGCAAGGATAGGCGCTACATTAAGGGGCAGAAATACGTACTGCTTTCCAATCACGAAAATATGACACTGGACGGCAGACGTTCTTTGAAGGCTTTGCTGGCAGCGAACAAACGGCTGAACACGGCGTACCTGCTGAAAGAGTCGTTTGGCCAGTTGTGGGATTACAGGAGCGAAGCATGGGCGCGGCGTTTCTTCGAGAATTGGAAAACCAGCCTGAAGTGGCAGCGCCTGAAACCTTACGAGAAATTTGCCGAGATGATTGAGCGCCATTGGGATGGGATCGCAGCCTATTGCAAGCCAGAGAATAAAGTTTCACTCGGCTTTGTTGAGGGGCTCAACAATAAGATACGCGTCATCCAACGCCGTGCATATGGTCTGCGCGATGAAGAATATCTGCGACTAAAAATACTCACGTCTATGCTCCCGAGGCTCTAA
- the rluC gene encoding 23S rRNA pseudouridine(955/2504/2580) synthase RluC: MSISKTHQGPRLVSIDDAHEGQRIDNFLITALKGVPKSHIYRVLRKGEVRVNKGRIKPTYRLQAGDTVRIPPIHVAEPGEYVPPTAHVLQRIENSIIYEDSALIIINKPSGIAVHGGSGLSYGVIEALRAARPDAHHLELVHRLDRDTSGCLMIAKKRSMLRSLHELLRTDHGIDKCYLALIMGQWQGGKRVVDAALSKNELRSGERVVRVSDEGKSSASVFRPQRVFAEASLMEVRPLTGRTHQIRVHAAHVGQPVAGDEKYGDAEFNRRMAALGVKRLFLHAHALTFEVPETGQKVSVTAPLSDDLKEVLARLEKAEKAHDAE; this comes from the coding sequence ATGTCTATTTCAAAAACTCATCAAGGCCCCCGGCTCGTCAGTATTGACGACGCCCACGAGGGGCAGCGCATCGACAATTTTCTGATTACAGCCCTGAAAGGTGTCCCGAAAAGCCATATATATCGCGTATTGCGCAAGGGCGAGGTGCGGGTCAACAAGGGACGCATCAAACCTACCTATCGCTTGCAGGCGGGCGATACGGTGCGCATTCCGCCTATCCATGTGGCGGAGCCGGGTGAGTATGTGCCGCCTACCGCCCATGTCTTGCAACGGATAGAAAACAGCATTATTTATGAAGATAGTGCGTTGATTATCATAAATAAACCGTCGGGGATCGCAGTTCATGGCGGTAGCGGCCTGAGCTATGGTGTGATCGAGGCGTTGCGCGCCGCCCGCCCGGATGCGCACCATCTGGAACTGGTGCATCGCCTGGACCGCGATACCTCCGGATGCCTGATGATCGCCAAAAAACGCAGTATGCTACGCAGTTTGCATGAGTTGTTGCGGACGGATCACGGCATCGACAAGTGCTATCTGGCGCTGATTATGGGGCAGTGGCAGGGCGGAAAGCGGGTCGTCGATGCCGCGCTGAGTAAAAATGAGTTGCGCTCCGGCGAACGCGTCGTGCGCGTTTCCGACGAGGGCAAGTCCTCCGCCAGCGTGTTTCGGCCGCAGCGGGTTTTTGCCGAGGCCAGTTTGATGGAGGTGCGGCCTTTGACGGGGCGTACCCATCAGATCCGCGTCCATGCCGCGCATGTCGGGCAGCCGGTTGCCGGGGATGAGAAGTACGGTGACGCGGAATTTAACCGGCGGATGGCGGCGCTGGGCGTGAAACGCCTGTTTTTGCATGCCCACGCGCTGACCTTCGAGGTGCCGGAAACGGGTCAGAAGGTTAGTGTCACGGCCCCGTTGAGCGATGACTTGAAAGAGGTTTTGGCGCGTCTTGAGAAGGCTGAGAAAGCCCATGATGCCGAGTAG
- a CDS encoding low molecular weight phosphotyrosine protein phosphatase, with protein MVRVLFVCMGNICRSPTAEGVFRNLVSQHGLESIVEIDSAGTHAYHIGHEPDRRSQVAALRRGVDLSAQRARRVDVTDFDSFDYILAMDEENLDNLRAVCPPGYQHKLKLFLEYAPHLSEKEVPDPYYGGLTGFERVLDLIEAAAEGLIAEVRKPRR; from the coding sequence ATGGTACGTGTTTTATTCGTTTGCATGGGTAATATCTGCCGTTCGCCGACGGCTGAGGGTGTGTTTCGGAATCTGGTGAGCCAGCATGGCCTGGAATCCATCGTCGAGATCGATTCGGCGGGTACGCACGCCTATCACATTGGACATGAGCCGGACCGTCGTTCCCAGGTAGCGGCGTTGCGGCGCGGGGTTGATCTCAGCGCACAACGCGCGCGCCGGGTAGACGTGACAGATTTTGACAGCTTTGATTATATTCTGGCGATGGATGAGGAAAACCTGGATAACTTGCGCGCGGTTTGCCCACCGGGTTATCAGCACAAACTCAAGCTGTTTCTGGAATACGCCCCGCACCTCAGTGAGAAGGAAGTGCCCGATCCGTATTATGGCGGACTCACCGGATTTGAGCGCGTGTTGGACCTGATCGAGGCCGCCGCCGAGGGGCTGATAGCAGAGGTCAGAAAACCTCGACGTTGA
- a CDS encoding DUF1828 domain-containing protein, whose protein sequence is MKPDFCKSLVWRETTEGGQLITPFHFDDGDNIVIFARRLSQGWQLDDNGEALFRLAASGVDPESERVQARIADLQSLLGVCCDQDGETLYSLADNITIAERAFAVAEAASQLVALSCLRQTRQTSGFRERIMDIVEQVAKSANIIMRRDVAADESKSIFVDAYLVVPRPVLIVAATSAQRLMEAEIIFLDCARRKESAYVLALVEDVRAIGVKQYTRANYYTDKTVEFASDIAIADLIRGQISSPVH, encoded by the coding sequence ATGAAGCCAGATTTTTGCAAATCGCTGGTATGGCGCGAAACAACAGAGGGCGGGCAGTTAATCACCCCGTTTCATTTTGATGATGGCGATAACATCGTAATTTTTGCCCGCCGCCTATCACAAGGCTGGCAGTTGGACGATAATGGTGAAGCTTTGTTTCGTCTTGCTGCAAGTGGCGTTGATCCCGAGTCCGAACGGGTGCAAGCACGTATTGCAGATTTGCAATCATTGCTGGGGGTATGTTGCGACCAAGATGGTGAGACGCTCTATTCACTAGCGGATAATATAACAATCGCCGAGCGAGCTTTTGCAGTTGCCGAAGCAGCCTCTCAGCTTGTTGCACTGTCCTGTTTGCGCCAAACACGCCAAACTTCAGGTTTTCGTGAGCGTATTATGGATATCGTTGAACAAGTTGCAAAATCCGCCAATATCATCATGCGCCGCGATGTGGCTGCTGACGAAAGCAAATCCATTTTTGTGGATGCTTACTTGGTGGTCCCCCGACCAGTATTGATTGTTGCTGCAACATCTGCGCAACGGTTAATGGAGGCCGAGATTATTTTTCTTGATTGTGCGCGCCGCAAAGAATCAGCTTACGTTTTAGCTTTAGTCGAAGATGTGCGTGCAATTGGTGTAAAACAGTACACGCGGGCAAACTACTATACCGACAAAACTGTAGAGTTTGCCAGTGACATTGCCATTGCTGATTTAATTCGTGGCCAGATTTCCTCCCCGGTACATTAG
- a CDS encoding Trm112 family protein — protein sequence MDKKLLDILVCPICKSPLVYKKAEAELICKADRLAYPIRDEIPVMLEEEARKLGADEEV from the coding sequence ATGGATAAAAAATTACTCGATATTCTTGTGTGCCCCATCTGCAAGAGTCCGCTCGTTTACAAAAAGGCAGAAGCGGAACTCATCTGCAAGGCGGATCGCCTGGCCTATCCAATCCGCGACGAAATCCCCGTCATGCTCGAAGAAGAGGCGCGTAAACTTGGAGCGGACGAGGAAGTCTGA